From Plasmodium cynomolgi strain B DNA, scaffold: 0040, whole genome shotgun sequence, the proteins below share one genomic window:
- a CDS encoding CYIR protein (putative;~vir-type antigen): MKDLSHRDRCTYLNFWIYGEVSKLYTYNDKNLTHITDIANLIRANIKINMHLINYDFNTNYKLMNQTYSQDKFVKYYDLSKYNPCFFNYDCTFSECSEMKHLYEYFKDYETIKEKINCGQGRDDKYFKYTKYISSLYNKHKEYCCSWGAKICPDYFLSCHEYYDPNKLVSAIESDDTPT, from the coding sequence atgaaagattTAAGCCATAGGGATcgttgtacatatttaaatttttggatATATGGCGAAGTAAGTAAATTATATAcgtataatgataaaaatctTACGCATATTACTGATATTGCTAATCTTATTCGTgcaaatattaaaattaatatgcatttaattaattatgattttaatacaaattataaattaatgaaTCAAACTTATAGTCAAGACAAGTTTGTTAAATATTACGATCTAAGTAAATATAAtccatgtttttttaattatgattGTACATTCTCTGAATGTAGTGAAATGAAACATctgtatgaatattttaaagatTATGAAACTATTAAAGAGAAAATTAATTGTGGCCAGGGTAGagatgataaatattttaagtacACTAAATACATAAGTTCTCTATATAATAAGCATAAAGAGTATTGCTGTTCCTGGGGTGCGAAAATATGTCcagattattttttgtcatgTCACGAATATTATGACCCAAATAAACTTGTGTCTGCAATAGAATCGGATGATACACccaca